The following proteins come from a genomic window of Halomarina ordinaria:
- a CDS encoding SDR family oxidoreductase, translating to MDLEIEGNTALVTASSSGLGKASAKALAREGANVVVNGRSEESLAEAVEEIERVATGEVVPVRADLTDPDDVEALVAATVEAFGGLDHLVTSAGGPPSGPFLDTDDEDWYAAYDLLVMSVVRLVHASAEHLAADGGGTLVTITSRSVKEAIPSLVLSNAVRMGVIGLEKTLSTELAPEVRCNAVLPGPHETRRIRELIEQGVERGEYDSYEEGLDARGASNPLGRIGDPMELGNTVAFLSSPLSGYINGVAVPIDGGLGDSNL from the coding sequence ATGGACCTCGAAATCGAGGGGAACACGGCACTGGTGACGGCGTCGAGTAGCGGTCTCGGGAAAGCCTCGGCGAAAGCGCTCGCACGGGAGGGCGCGAACGTCGTCGTCAACGGGCGAAGCGAGGAGTCGCTCGCCGAGGCGGTCGAGGAGATAGAGCGGGTGGCGACCGGCGAGGTCGTCCCGGTCCGGGCGGACCTCACGGACCCCGACGACGTCGAGGCGCTGGTCGCGGCCACTGTGGAGGCGTTCGGCGGCCTCGACCACCTCGTGACGAGCGCCGGCGGTCCTCCCTCCGGGCCGTTCCTCGACACCGACGACGAGGACTGGTACGCCGCCTACGACCTGCTCGTCATGAGCGTCGTCCGCCTCGTCCACGCCTCGGCGGAGCACCTGGCGGCCGACGGCGGCGGCACCCTCGTCACCATCACCTCGCGGTCGGTGAAGGAGGCCATCCCGTCGCTCGTGCTGTCGAACGCGGTCCGGATGGGCGTCATCGGGCTGGAGAAGACGCTCTCGACGGAACTGGCCCCCGAGGTGCGCTGTAACGCCGTCCTCCCCGGTCCCCACGAGACGCGGCGCATCCGGGAACTCATCGAGCAGGGCGTCGAGCGCGGCGAGTACGACTCCTACGAGGAGGGGCTGGACGCGCGCGGCGCGTCGAACCCGCTCGGACGCATCGGCGACCCCATGGAGCTGGGTAACACCGTCGCCTTCCTCTCCTCGCCGCTCTCGGGATACATCAACGGCGTCGCCGTCCCCATCGACGGGGGCCTCGGCGACTCGAACCTGTAG
- a CDS encoding cupin domain-containing protein, with protein MEPVEFDAAATYEPEEGWRRVSLAGSDAFTFEWFEKPPGHASPMHDHENEQVCLVLAGELTIHTEGDSVTLGQYDSVWLDAWEAHRVENTGEERAVGLDVFAPGRSFDFWTDRD; from the coding sequence ATGGAACCCGTCGAGTTCGACGCGGCAGCGACGTACGAACCGGAGGAGGGCTGGCGGCGCGTCTCCCTCGCGGGGAGCGACGCCTTCACCTTCGAGTGGTTCGAGAAACCCCCTGGCCACGCCTCGCCGATGCACGACCACGAGAACGAGCAGGTCTGTCTCGTGCTCGCGGGCGAACTGACGATACACACCGAGGGCGACTCGGTGACGCTGGGACAGTACGACTCGGTCTGGCTCGACGCGTGGGAGGCCCACCGCGTCGAGAACACGGGCGAGGAACGCGCCGTCGGCCTCGACGTCTTCGCGCCGGGGCGGTCGTTCGACTTCTGGACGGACCGCGACTGA
- a CDS encoding NUDIX domain-containing protein produces MTPTPEELVAAAAGDVARFAATVSLPAAEWESVRDRGDVAWGVGAAVVDAGRLLLVRQRGQWLLPGGMLEPDERHAEGAAREVYEETGVPVEVTGLGAVVEQTFRNAATDEAFDVAFVAFHATPEHTRLADDPGLEGEAIEDVAWHGTVPADTFQREMVTALFEG; encoded by the coding sequence GTGACCCCGACGCCGGAGGAACTCGTCGCCGCCGCCGCGGGTGACGTCGCCCGGTTCGCGGCGACGGTCTCCCTCCCCGCCGCGGAGTGGGAGTCCGTCCGGGACCGGGGAGACGTCGCGTGGGGGGTCGGCGCGGCGGTCGTGGACGCGGGACGCCTGCTGCTCGTCCGACAGCGGGGGCAGTGGCTCCTGCCGGGCGGGATGCTCGAACCCGACGAACGCCACGCCGAGGGGGCGGCCCGGGAGGTGTACGAGGAGACGGGTGTCCCCGTCGAGGTGACGGGTCTGGGTGCGGTGGTCGAGCAGACGTTCCGCAACGCGGCGACGGACGAGGCGTTCGACGTCGCGTTCGTCGCCTTCCACGCGACCCCCGAACACACCCGCCTCGCCGACGACCCGGGACTGGAGGGTGAGGCCATCGAGGACGTGGCCTGGCACGGGACGGTCCCCGCCGATACGTTCCAGCGCGAGATGGTGACGGCGCTGTTCGAGGGGTAG